From one Mytilus trossulus isolate FHL-02 chromosome 10, PNRI_Mtr1.1.1.hap1, whole genome shotgun sequence genomic stretch:
- the LOC134687108 gene encoding uncharacterized protein LOC134687108 translates to MKGATKLCRLCLSILLLAAYSHTKTTTVKEGKVAEIICKKAGQIIEVTSADYGKSPGNDNKCNDPNADTIVKGLCDGRTSCSVPASNAQFTSTTCTARDKQKLKIKYNCVNAEAKVPTVKNGETQTITCTGGSFIFITSATYSSGSCFSPSALTIVQGLCDDLTTCSVTADDATFPDSTCDASKSEKLKISYVCQKPSGPVYQRWGAVTCPTSASLIYAGVMGGADFGGTGSGSNFLCLPTNPSTAGSNFTLGIDKGAIFGTQLITDSAGPYSSSLDSLELTCALCQTKSAETTFMYPGYPVCPAGFNLEYAGYLVSEKATSGRTSKGYLCLDASPVTIDNSYSGADTAKLYLVEGKCGVLPCPNYIDNNELPCAICSM, encoded by the exons ATGAAAG gaGCTACAAAGCTATGCAGACTTTGCCTGTCAATTTTGTTATTGGCCGCAT ATTCACACACAAAGACAACTACAGTAAAGGAAGGTAAAGTGGCggaaataatatgtaaaaaggCTGGACAAATTATAGAAGTGACGTCTGCAGATTACGGAAAAAGCCCGGGAAATGATAACAAATGTAACGATCCTAACGCTGATACAATTGTCAAAGGGCTGTGTGATGGAAGAACAAGTTGTTCAGTTCCCGCCTCAAACGCACAGTTTACAAGTACAACATGCACAGCTAGGGACAAgcagaaattaaaaatcaaatataattgtgTAAATG CTGAAGCAAAAGTACCCACTGTAAAAAACGGTGAAACACAAACTATTACATGCACTGGAGGATCTTTCATCTTTATAACATCAGCAACCTACAGTTCGGGTTCTTGTTTCTCACCATCTGCACTTACTATTGTCCAAGGACTATGCGACGATCTAACAACCTGCAGTGTCACGGCCGATGATGCTACTTTTCCAGATTCAACATGTGACGCCAGTAAgagtgaaaaattgaaaatctcATACGTCTGCCAAAAAC CTAGTGGTCCAGTGTATCAACGTTGGGGGGCCGTTACCTGTCCAACTTCGGCCTCATTAATATATGCTG GCGTTATGGGTGGTGCAGACTTTGGTGGTACTGGCTCGGGATCAAATTTCCTCTGCTTACCTACAAACCCTAGTACTGCTGGTAGCAACTTTACTTTAGGCATAGACAAGGGTGCAATTTTCGGTACACAGCTCATAACAGACAGCGCTGGACCGTATAGTAGTTCTCTTGACTCTCTCGAATTGACATGCGCTCTATGTCAGACTAAGTCTGCAGAGACAACGTTTATGTACCCAGGATATCCCGTTTGTCCTGCCGGCTTCAACCTTGAGTACGCTGGTTACTTAGTTTCTGAAAAAGCGACATCTGGAAGGACTTCAAAGGGTTATCTTTGCTTGGATGCTTCCCCGGTTACTATAGATAATAGCTATTCAGGAGCTGATACTGCTAAACTTTATTTGGTGGAAGGAAAATGTGGGGTACTCCCATGTCCAAATTACATAGATAATAATGAATTACCTTGTGCTATttgttcaatgtaa